The nucleotide sequence TGCCGAGTTCGTTTTGGGGAAACGGATTGGTCCATTTTACCGATGATTCTTTCTGTAATGATTCTTGTGCCGTAGCGCAAAAGGATACGCAAAGCCATAGAATTGACGTGAAAATCGAAATTCTTTTTCTGTTCATTGGTGTGGTGTTCTAAATTAGGGGGGAAATTCCAAATTTAGGACTTATATCGGAGCAACAGATATTTTATATACTACCACATATGTTTATATTGAAGGAATTAGGGCAAAATAGGAAGCACAAGCACCGTCGTTAAAATGTTTTATGGTTTTATGGGGGATTTTTTTCGGGCTCCCCTAACCACTCCATAACTTACATACGGTTTAGGTTTGATAGGCACTCATCTATTTCTGCCGTTGTTTAAATATTTAATGAAATGGATATTTAAAATTATAGATATGTGTTTATAAAAAATAACACTTATTGTCAAAAAAAATGATGAACGGGTCCATGGCCCTTGCCAAGGCGTCTGTCCTTACCATGGGCAATGGCTTCATTTAGGTAGGAGCACCCTTTTCTTACGGCGGGTTCTAGAGTTAAACCCAAGCTCAATTGTGCCGCAATGGCCGAGGATAGGGTGCAACCAGTTCCGTGGGTGTTCTTTGTGGCGATGTAGTTGTTATAAATAAAAACCGTGTTCTGGGTTTCGTAAAGAAATAAGGTATCGGTCATTTGATCTGAGACTTCCAAGTGTCCCCCTTTCAATAATACCGAGGTTTGAAATCGATTCCCGATTTCCTTGGCGGCCTCACCCAGTTTTTCGGAATCTATTTTTTTGCCGATCAGGAGTTCGGCCTCGGGTAGGTTAGGGGTAATGAGGAGGGCATCGCCCAAAAATGACTTTAGACTGTTCAGGGCTGCCGAGTTCAAGAGTCTGTCACCCGACGTGGCCACCATTACGGGATCTATGACGATATTTCTTATACGGTATTCCTTAAGGGTTTCTTGTACCGCTTCTATGACTTCGGAAGAATGGAGCATTCCTATTTTGACCGCACCGAAGACAATATCCCCAAGAACGGCTTTCAACTGTTTTTTTATATGGGGTACGGGTATGGGGTGAATGTCAAAAACACCCTGGGTGTTCTGGGCCGTAGTGGCGGTTATGACCGATGCCGCAAAAGCCCCATTGGCACTGATACTTTTAATGTCGGCCTGAATACCGGCACAGCCTCCGGAATCGCTTCCGGCTATGGTTAATACACTCTTATAAGTTGAATTCATACAAGGCAGGGAATACGATGGTCATAAAAGAAGCTCAAATGTATCAAATTATTTTAGAAGGAGTCGGGTGACAACGCCTGAGATTTGTCTTGGAAAAACGAACAAATGAATAAAACCAAAATTTGTTGCTAGCCCTGAAATTTTCACTGTATTGCAGCAATGGGAGGCTAGGCATTGAGGCCATATTTCCCTTGTTCTGATCTGTGATATAGAGCTAGTTTACTTCGGATTTTAATTATGCCCAATAATCTGAAAGGAAAACAACACCTCTGTTAGGTACTGGTACCAAAAGGATCTCCGATGAAATACACAGTTGAAAAATGAGTTCGTATACAAAATTTAAGATTTCCCATACACTCCGCCCTTAACACACAACATTAAATGGTCTAGGTTTTTCTTCAACAATATATTTGGGTAACTATAAACACCATTTGCCTGTAGTTTACGGTAATTATTTATTACGCTAACCATTCTTTTATGAAGTTCTCCCTTAAGACCGGCATTCTTGCCGTAGTTTTGACTTTTGTCTATGCAATTAATTCAAATGCGCAACTTGAAAACAACCGCTACAAGGTTGATGTAAATCCGCAAGATCTTGCAACCTGTGGGGGTGTCAACAACTCGTTGGAAGAAGTGACGATCCTAGGTAAAAATGCCAATTGTCACGATTTTAGTATCACTTTCGATCTTCCCCTAGGTATTGAGTATGTATCGGGCACGGTAACTATTACGGCCCAATCCGGTTCAGGGGACTATGTCATTTCCGAGGGGGGAACGTCGTCCGATCCCATCTTTACCATTCTGCGGCCCAATGATGAAAATTGGCAAGTAAACGATGTGGTAACCTTTACCTTTGAACGGAGTGCCAATTGCGATGCCGTTGAGTTTTCCGGTTCTGGAGGCATCTTCAAAGATGCCTATACGATCAACTTCCAAGATGCGGGTGGGGCCAATTCAGATTCGGAGAGCGATCCC is from Zobellia galactanivorans and encodes:
- the thiD gene encoding bifunctional hydroxymethylpyrimidine kinase/phosphomethylpyrimidine kinase encodes the protein MNSTYKSVLTIAGSDSGGCAGIQADIKSISANGAFAASVITATTAQNTQGVFDIHPIPVPHIKKQLKAVLGDIVFGAVKIGMLHSSEVIEAVQETLKEYRIRNIVIDPVMVATSGDRLLNSAALNSLKSFLGDALLITPNLPEAELLIGKKIDSEKLGEAAKEIGNRFQTSVLLKGGHLEVSDQMTDTLFLYETQNTVFIYNNYIATKNTHGTGCTLSSAIAAQLSLGLTLEPAVRKGCSYLNEAIAHGKDRRLGKGHGPVHHFF